One window of Desulfobacca acetoxidans DSM 11109 genomic DNA carries:
- a CDS encoding FAD-dependent oxidoreductase yields MSEAKKVLVVGGGIAGLTAAWELANLQVEVLLIDQAPFLGGHAAQFACKAIDRCLKCNTCLVEQRLREVVGAPGIDVRLQTRLTGVTRQNGRFQVLLSQGPHYIDANRCTDCGICYERCLGKAEGAIRLAPSHKNHPFYFINPEQCLCDGLGKARQCQSACPEGAIDLDRQDSEITAAVDAVVLATGYVPFDPRQKPQFNFDAYPNMLTGQELERQLRDQGRVLRPSDGQPVQKVAFVQCVGSRDLSLNHTFCSRVCCGYALRLGLRLSHAQPDTKISVFYMDIQNFGKDFDRYLRAANSRFRFIRSLPGDYFPAPEDRIAVHYFEPQQRTVVSETFDLVVLSVGIMPRPENQVLCQMLGLEVNEHGFVINDPAADATGVVVAGTVEGPRDIAESITHASRAAAQLARHLGVLP; encoded by the coding sequence ATGAGCGAGGCCAAAAAAGTATTAGTCGTAGGAGGTGGTATTGCTGGCCTGACCGCGGCCTGGGAGCTGGCCAATCTCCAGGTAGAGGTACTTCTTATCGACCAGGCCCCCTTTTTGGGCGGGCATGCAGCGCAGTTTGCCTGCAAGGCCATCGATCGCTGCCTCAAATGCAATACCTGTCTGGTCGAACAGCGGTTGAGGGAAGTGGTCGGCGCCCCAGGCATCGACGTCAGGTTGCAGACCCGGCTTACCGGTGTAACCAGGCAGAATGGCCGGTTTCAGGTTTTGCTCAGCCAAGGCCCGCACTATATCGATGCTAACAGATGCACCGACTGTGGCATCTGCTATGAAAGATGTCTGGGAAAGGCCGAAGGGGCTATCCGGCTGGCACCCTCGCACAAAAATCACCCGTTCTACTTTATCAATCCCGAACAGTGTCTGTGCGACGGTCTGGGCAAGGCCCGCCAATGCCAGTCGGCCTGTCCGGAAGGGGCCATCGACCTGGATCGCCAGGACTCCGAAATTACGGCGGCAGTGGACGCGGTGGTGCTGGCTACCGGCTATGTGCCTTTTGATCCGCGTCAAAAGCCCCAATTTAATTTTGATGCCTATCCCAATATGCTCACCGGCCAGGAACTGGAACGCCAGTTACGGGATCAGGGCCGGGTGTTGCGGCCTTCGGACGGCCAACCGGTGCAGAAGGTCGCCTTCGTGCAGTGCGTAGGCAGCCGCGACCTCAGCCTCAACCATACTTTCTGCTCCCGGGTGTGCTGCGGCTATGCCCTGCGCCTCGGATTGAGGCTCAGTCATGCGCAGCCGGATACCAAGATTTCGGTCTTCTATATGGACATCCAAAATTTCGGCAAGGATTTCGACCGCTACCTGAGGGCCGCAAACAGTAGATTCAGGTTTATCCGCTCTCTGCCGGGCGATTATTTTCCCGCGCCGGAAGACAGGATTGCGGTGCATTATTTTGAGCCTCAACAACGGACAGTGGTCAGCGAAACCTTTGACCTGGTGGTACTATCGGTGGGAATTATGCCCCGGCCGGAAAATCAGGTCCTCTGTCAGATGCTGGGTCTGGAAGTGAATGAACACGGTTTTGTCATCAATGACCCGGCCGCAGACGCCACCGGAGTAGTGGTAGCTGGAACCGTCGAAGGCCCCAGGGATATTGCCGAATCGATTACCCATGCCTCCCGCGCCGCAGCCCAATTGGCCCGCCATTTAGGAGTGTTGCCATGA
- a CDS encoding methylenetetrahydrofolate reductase codes for MNKFQDALKSGKFAVTAGLTPPKGVNLAPFRQQVDALKDRVDAITISDNRGAHLAMSSLAASALARQQGSEVICTLNCRDRNRLALAADLLGAYALGIENILPVSGDYLSFGDSPHAMPVFDLDSVQVLEMARSLENGTAPGGQDLNGAPVFFLGGVANPEAKPLPPQVMKCLKKIRARADFLITLDVYDLQKLEAFAAQIDLVEARLIAGVRLIGPGDVARQASGNPPGNLIPPEIMSEFQSLEESRAFDLGKRRAVEMIRCIKTRNLAHGVYLRADLHPEMIPEVIAAAEM; via the coding sequence ATGAATAAGTTTCAGGACGCCCTCAAATCGGGAAAATTTGCGGTCACGGCGGGACTGACGCCACCTAAAGGGGTGAACCTTGCCCCCTTCCGGCAACAGGTGGACGCCTTAAAAGACCGGGTAGACGCCATAACGATCTCTGACAATCGCGGGGCTCATCTGGCTATGAGTTCATTGGCTGCCAGCGCCCTGGCCCGGCAACAGGGGAGCGAGGTCATCTGCACCCTAAACTGCCGGGATCGCAACCGCTTGGCCCTGGCCGCCGACCTGCTGGGGGCCTATGCCCTGGGAATCGAGAACATTTTACCGGTCAGCGGCGACTATCTTAGTTTTGGCGACAGCCCGCACGCCATGCCGGTGTTTGATCTGGATTCGGTCCAGGTCCTGGAGATGGCCCGGTCTTTAGAAAACGGCACAGCCCCCGGCGGTCAGGATCTGAACGGCGCCCCGGTCTTCTTCCTGGGCGGGGTGGCCAACCCCGAGGCCAAGCCGCTGCCACCCCAAGTGATGAAATGTCTGAAGAAAATTCGTGCCAGAGCAGATTTCCTCATTACCCTGGATGTTTATGATCTCCAGAAGTTGGAGGCCTTTGCGGCCCAGATAGACCTAGTGGAAGCAAGGTTGATTGCCGGAGTGCGTCTCATCGGCCCCGGCGACGTGGCCCGTCAGGCATCCGGCAATCCTCCCGGCAATCTGATTCCCCCGGAAATCATGAGCGAATTTCAGTCCCTGGAGGAGAGTCGGGCTTTTGACCTCGGCAAGCGGCGGGCCGTGGAAATGATTCGGTGTATTAAGACAAGGAATTTGGCCCACGGCGTCTACCTGCGGGCGGATCTTCATCCGGAGATGATCCCTGAGGTCATTGCCGCTGCAGAGATGTAA
- a CDS encoding methylenetetrahydrofolate reductase C-terminal domain-containing protein gives MIIARRKPLPEIKESLKGHQRVLLVGCGTCVAVCLAGGEREVKLLASQLEIASRLAGQALTIGEVTVERQCDREFLHDIRHLVKDYDILVSLACGVGVQFLSDLYPDRVVLPGVDTTFIGANEEPGYWTERCRMCGSCYLALTGAVCPITLCPKSLLNGPCAGTRDGKCEVNPEKPCAWTMIYERLEASGRLDQMKDLVPPRDHRLAAHPATQIHQAYKRRYAAHE, from the coding sequence GTGATTATTGCCAGGCGGAAGCCCTTACCGGAGATCAAGGAGAGCCTCAAAGGCCATCAGCGGGTGCTTCTGGTTGGCTGCGGTACCTGTGTCGCCGTCTGTCTGGCCGGAGGAGAGCGCGAGGTAAAGCTACTGGCCTCCCAACTGGAAATCGCCTCCCGATTGGCCGGCCAAGCTCTGACCATTGGCGAAGTCACCGTGGAGCGCCAGTGTGATCGGGAATTTCTCCACGACATCCGACACTTGGTAAAGGATTATGACATCCTGGTCTCCCTGGCCTGCGGGGTTGGCGTCCAGTTCTTGTCCGATCTCTACCCGGACAGAGTGGTATTGCCGGGGGTGGACACCACTTTCATCGGCGCCAATGAAGAGCCGGGTTACTGGACCGAGCGCTGCCGGATGTGCGGTTCCTGTTATCTGGCGCTGACTGGGGCGGTGTGTCCAATCACCCTGTGCCCCAAAAGCCTGCTCAACGGTCCCTGTGCCGGGACCCGGGACGGTAAATGCGAAGTGAACCCTGAAAAGCCTTGCGCCTGGACAATGATTTACGAGCGGCTGGAGGCCTCCGGTCGCCTCGACCAGATGAAAGACCTTGTTCCACCTCGGGACCACCGTCTGGCGGCCCACCCGGCCACCCAGATTCACCAGGCGTATAAGAGAAGATATGCGGCCCATGAATAA
- a CDS encoding hydrogenase iron-sulfur subunit — MNVETVVASSSDWQPKIVALVCTYCTYTAADMAGSLRLQYPPAVRIVKLPCTGKVDTIHLLKTFQTGVDGILVGGCEVGDCHFLEGNLRARERVEYAQALLEEVGFGAERLEMYNIGASDAPQWVERVKEMVARVKRLGPNPLRQLRAVTGTGNLNRVMA; from the coding sequence ATGAACGTGGAAACAGTAGTTGCCAGCAGCAGCGATTGGCAGCCTAAAATTGTGGCCCTGGTTTGTACTTACTGCACCTATACGGCGGCGGATATGGCCGGTTCCCTGCGACTGCAGTATCCGCCTGCAGTGAGGATTGTCAAGTTGCCCTGTACCGGCAAGGTCGACACCATCCACCTGCTCAAAACCTTCCAGACCGGGGTTGACGGCATTCTGGTGGGTGGCTGCGAGGTAGGCGACTGCCATTTCCTGGAAGGCAATCTGCGCGCTCGCGAGCGGGTTGAATACGCCCAGGCGCTGCTGGAAGAAGTTGGCTTCGGCGCCGAACGGCTGGAGATGTATAACATCGGGGCCTCGGATGCGCCTCAGTGGGTAGAGCGGGTAAAGGAGATGGTGGCCCGGGTCAAAAGGCTGGGACCGAATCCCCTGCGTCAACTTCGAGCCGTCACTGGAACCGGGAACCTGAATCGGGTAATGGCCTAA